A single region of the Podospora pseudopauciseta strain CBS 411.78 chromosome 1, whole genome shotgun sequence genome encodes:
- a CDS encoding hypothetical protein (COG:A; BUSCO:EOG09260C2V; EggNog:ENOG503NX2V), whose protein sequence is MASTPAVPIEEQLKQLNAARKLALENSAYYDRIVKGVLPVIGPTSSIELKRWGAEFLAESLATPVLSMRDKESLTLSVLDTLKSLLESEQDDAIVLKASIAAAASAYPVVLRWIIHNSYHTEAWEQTSAIKSRILRIWDGAPAPVRLSCIKFAQRVVLAQTTSNGQEVKYGGLDISLGMVPANHPLLDPRLMEAEATGLLDRMLGVLQDNSNDALLVDATLNCLSILIRTRPSTSNRIINCVLNFNPLKLANSPMTPKNKVLMKSMEKTTRMLMINILKRHVDPNNQHSGRVQQYVERLMRSRAEIFDEAGRKRQLADQAAAQYGDLKRQKMQDASAAAPEPAAPAQPAVIPPLTPGPQTLAAVFTLTNNPGLQAFDATSIPANLVAKIVARTLNTLDQSVLDFAVNGIRSRLHTLQAAAVTAAAQYAAHGAAGLPGALNPATAPLGVEEDDDDYEPNLDAAEDTEQILNKLDNAPPETALDEYADPNAALGLGPFTLAPPPLIDADVASKLSSAAASRLFGPLSSLSSEGPSKKPKAGINRLAASSYDRDSWLTVATRLATRSTFGLEEEEQEEQTSAAKSEEGAVSHPLASTFNQSFREMLFTYILEDWRPRIEVAVAWLSEEWYNDQLTKRTGLRNAPLHYETWALRLLDGFMTFITAQDKVLTRFLAEIPELSGELLGRLKTLCGDPNTLGLAMTSLLYLVMMRPPARELALDTVGGIWVEYEEARPLAAKYLSKWRPGWVEQQMHLQAAKAVAGGGGNGAAGIAA, encoded by the exons ATGGCTTCTACACCAGCTGTTCCCATTGAGGAGCAGCTCAAGCAACTCAACGCTGCTCGGAAATTGGCCTTGGAAAACTCGGCTTACTACGACCGCATCGTCAAGGGTGTTTTACCTGTCATCGGACCGACATCATCGATCGAACTCAAGAGATGGGGAGCTGAGTTTCTGGCCGAGTCGCTGGCCACTCCAGTGCTTTCGATGCGCGACAAGGAGAGCTTAACGCTCTCGGTACTTGACACGCTCAAGTCGTTATTGGAGAGTGAGCAGGATGATGCGATTGTGCTGAAGGCTAGCATTGCTGCCGCGGCGAGCGCGTACCCAGTTGTTTTGAGGTGGAT TATTCACAACAGCTATCACACAGAGGCTTGGGAACAAACCTCAGCGATAAAATCGAGGATCCTCAGGATCTGGGATGGAGCCCCGGCCCCCGTCAGACTAAGCTGCATCAAGTTTGCGCAGCGTGTTGTGCTCGCCCAAACAACGTCCAACGGCCAGGAGGTTAAATATGGTGGACTCGACATTTCGCTGGGCATGGTGCCGGCGAACCACCCTTTGCTAGACCCACGACTGATGGAGGCAGAGGCTACTGGCCTTCTCGACCGGATGTTGGGGGTGCTACAGGATAACAGCAACGATGCTCTCCTTGTCGATGCGACCTTGAACTGCCTTTCGATCCTGATCCGAACCAGGCCAAGCACTTCGAACCGCATCATTAATTGTGTGCTCAACTTTAACCCTCTCAAGTTGGCCAACTCGCCCATGACGCCGAAAAACAAGGTGCTCATGAAGTCGATGGAGAAGACGACCCGGATGCTCATGATTAATATTTTGAAGAGGCATGT GGATCCCAACAATCAACACAGCGGCCGTGTCCAGCAGTATGTTGAGCGGTTGATGCGCTCTCGCGCCGAGATATTCGATGAAGCGGGTCGGAAGAGACAGCTTGCTGACCAAGCGGCTGCCCAATATGGCGATCTCAAGAGACAGAAGATGCAGGATGCTTCTGCTGCCGCTCCTGAACCTGCCGCGCCAGCACAGCCAGCCGTGATCCCGCCATTAACACCAGGACCTCAGACTCTTGCTGCCGTCTTCACGTTGACCAATAACCCTGGTCTCCAGGCCTTTGATGCTACCAGCATTCCCGCCAACCTAGTGGCCAAGATTGTGGCTAGGACGCTCAATACTCTGGACCAAAGTGTCTTGGACTTTGCGGTAAACGGTATAAGAAGTCGTCTTCACACTCTTCAGGCTGCTGCGGTGACGGCGGCAGCCCAGTATGCCGCCCATGGAGCCGCGGGTTTACCTGGTGCTCTCAACCCTGCTACGGCACCTTTGGgagtggaagaggatgacgatgattaCGAGCCCAACCTTGACGCGGCGGAAGATACGGAGCAGATTCTCAACAAGCTCGACAATGCACCCCCCGAGACGGCGCTCGACGAATATGCCGATCCCAACGCtgccctcggcctcggcccATTCACCctcgcaccaccacccctgaTCGACGCCGACGTGGCCTCCAAACTcagctccgccgccgcctcccgcCTCTTTGGCCCTCTATCTTCTTTATCATCAGAAGGCCCAAGCAAGAAGCCAAAAGCGGGCATCAACCGCCTTGCCGCCTCGTCGTATGATCGCGATTCCTGGCTCACCGTTGCCACTCGACTCGCCACCCGCAGCACATTCGGcctcgaagaagaagaacaagaagaacaaaCCTCGGCAGCCAAATCCGAAGAAGGCGCCGTCTCCCACCCGTTGGCCTCCACCTTTAACCAATCCTTCCGCGAGATGTTATTCACCTACATACTCGAAGACTGGCGGCCGAGAATAGAAGTCGCGGTCGCGTGGCTCAGCGAGGAGTGGTACAATGACCAGCTCACCAAGCGGACGGGGCTGAGGAACGCGCCGCTGCACTACGAGACGTGGGCGCTGAGGTTGCTGGACGGGTTCATGACTTTTATCACGGCGCAGGATAAAGTCTTGACGAGGTTTTTGGCCGAAATTCCGGAGCTGAGCGGGGAGTTGCTTGGGAGGCTGAAGACGCTGTGTGGGGATCCGAATACTTTGGGCTTGGCGATGACGAGCTTGTTGTATCTTGTTATGATGAGGCCACCTGCGAGGGAGTTGGCGTTGGATACGGTTGGGGGGATTTGGGTTGAGT ATGAGGAGGCGAGACCGCTGGCTGCGAAATACTTAAGCAAGTGGCGGCCCGGGTGGGTTGAGCAGCAGATGCACTTGCAGGCTGCGAAGGCTgtggctgggggtggtgggaatggggcTGCTGGTATTGCTGCTTAG
- the SHE3 gene encoding mother-specific HO expression (COG:U; EggNog:ENOG503P6YB), whose protein sequence is MSRTAAGSTAPNTNGVNGKAAPPAPSPSAAATTSSSSLSPSRMNSTIRAVPSFDRSSAEDSSSDGTNATTSRNSALSSSINSTASMSSSESAANLTPNGRGLHKIPSVGRLRPGPSGASIGENSYSNSDQNNTPGTRTLRSFPSMGDIPQRGSSISATGYPSAADNPGPNGGGSPTPNEMSLAAGEAHLSGGWDNSVGKAGLGKTGRVINRLVSDNESLKRDIKIERLRAEEARQQAQLLKDQLDRTTREHESQMLDVNVTKTLLARKERQVEALQQTVELERTRAVSATDRERIWKEELEKVKAECKRQVEEANNQVLLTDGRYNALASHWGGEGERYRKRTDKMRKEFEELSEKRREDDEKIRRHEQMIDQMYVEIDDLEKQNRALWEMFERYKKEKDESLRGMTEDNLRQAEELQRTIEEAKEARDKLRWALSVKENVKGAK, encoded by the coding sequence ATGTCACGAACGGCCGCAGGATCAACAGCACCAAATACAAACGGAGTAAACGGCAAGGCAGCGCCACCAGCGCCGTCACCCTCGGCGGCCGCAAcaacatcctcttcctccctctccccaagcCGCATGAATTCCACCATCCGCGCGGTACCAAGTTTTGATCGTTCCTCCGCCGAAGACTCGAGCAGCGACGGCACAAACGCCACAACGTCGAGGAACTCTGCGCTTTCGAGCTCGATCAACAGCACGGCGAGCATGTCTTCTTCCGAGTCGGCGGCGAACCTGACGCCCAACGGCCGTGGGCTCCACAAGATTCCGTCGGTGGGAAGGCTGCGACCTGGCCCGTCGGGGGCTTCGATTGGCGAGAATAGTTACAGTAACAGTGATCAGAACAACACGCCAGGGACGAGAACGCTGCGGTCATTTCCTAGCATGGGTGACATTCCGCAGCGGGGGAGCAGTATTAGCGCTACCGGTTACCCCTCGGCGGCTGACAACCCCGGCCCCAACGGTGGTGGAAGCCCGACTCCTAATGAGATGTcgcttgctgctggggaggcGCATCTCTCGGGGGGGTGGGACAACTCGGTGGGCaaggctgggttggggaagacggggagggtgatCAACCGGTTGGTGTCGGATAACGAGTCGTTGAAGAGGGACATCAAGAttgagaggttgagggcggaggaggcgaggcAGCAGGCGCAGCTGCTGAAGGACCAGCTGGACAGGACGACACGGGAGCACGAGAGCCAGATGCTGGATGTCAATGTCACCAAGACTTTGCTGGCGCGTAAGGAGCGGCAGGTGGAGGCGCTGCAGCAGACGGTGGAGCTGGAGCGGACGAGGGCTGTGTCGGCGACGGACAGGGAGAGGAtctggaaggaggagctggagaaggtcaaggccGAGTGCAAAcggcaggtggaggaggcgaacAATCAGGTTTTGCTGACGGACGGGCGGTATAACGCGCTTGCGAGCCActggggcggggagggggagaggtacAGGAAGAGGACGGACAAAATGaggaaggagtttgaggagctgagcgagaagaggagggaggatgatgagaagatTAGGAGGCACGAGCAGATGATTGATCAGATGTATGTGGAGATTGATGATTTGGAGAAGCAGAACAGGGCGCTGTGGGAAATGTTTGAGCGgtacaagaaggagaaggacgagAGCTTGAGGGGGATGACGGAGGATAATTTGAGGCAGGCGGAGGAGCTGCAGAGGACGATTgaggaggcgaaggaggcgagggataAGTTGAGGTGGGCGTTGAGTGTGAAGGAGAATGTCAAGGGGGCGAAATAA
- a CDS encoding hypothetical protein (EggNog:ENOG503P76V): protein MEEYVEFYQTSCWSYKPKAIKKVIEELAAQPVHNGRVEVLYDLEQRWFKITCHQDDAETLRRRFAAVAAEIEEDALGSDYEKVIGPSCYFDTDIDNEWIAGEQEYLNLLRSHEAEFKAYAFPTALASFQFKTCWDSLEKRDDGLTLDHVVSDDKLSQMEQETNVRIVTDLGKSLVFIGSHTKDCIHKAKGKLDVLLASKNMALLSLRNDHVLFTDNYVDEKLRPGFMVDLRYMTNIHPRLTSSTLLDPATVRRLDGAYSRMYEQGVSLRLCPYSYKKKWHVSLLGPHIPEPKTQQRYVLSSRPTMLEKDSDERPITAPVSQVQARATTTESRVVSWMEGLSIAPSSELRNNDLSVEPCVHPFDLEQDNLGPLVDVPAISTTASATELIDMDSPSGLDEAALNTPVRPPQDIVEVPAPPLITVAPSGESGHSQHSGSTTRSLMEFSDDDVPTPRPFKYHDDFSTKRFHAMNQQSGHTAKKATPAPSAVSKPASKATQKTSNAVGMAAPSWTYGTVPFAEKLNMAIAKLLHKAPYRRGWVEVRVEFGRILLGDCDESALSFNSGQSAADGWDNQVVVYMLEQASRKLDTDKRRKDLRFTKILTTHGCDAEALLNMWNDGKQIWDPEQRKVDITYAIHCEMKRKGEEPYRFAIETRQNDTDCSVMVKPFHPIHDGDGIAPVYVHGLKHNWDMRVMLSHVDHDEVDKRVSRFAMVVFNSLQIRDNNGPNLTFCVPNYSATVTAVRALTRWYYPSIDRQNELQITEVEQLDMDTIEDIPNAAPGEKTKRIHAHPRLPKACQIKQRQGDFERWYEAAVLSTQLQESCQMNSGLKLGDVAAWSPEEMYRYGGFTTLYGPAIAMLKQMDKIGQNEDNNLSGVFGGLLKRANDPPPGVPGSSGPSSQHLRPHPHSRGGNTGFYLETCVSASANAASRTATVRSEKGEAGKIW from the exons ATGGAGGAATACGTCGAGTTCTACCAGACCTCGTGCTGGTCCTATAAGCCCAAAGCCATCAAAAAGGTCATCGAGGAACTTGCTGCACAGCCAGTG CACAATGGGAGAGTAGAGGTCCTGTACGACCTCGAGCAACGATGGTTCAAGATCACCTGCCATCAAGACGACGCCGAGACTCTCCGCCGGCGATTTGCGGCTGTGGCTGCAGAGATCGAAGAGGATGCTCTTGGCTCCGACTACGAGAAGGTTATAGGTCCAAGCTGCTACTTTGAC ACCGACATCGACAATGAATGGATTGCCGGTGAACAAGAGTACCTGAACCTTCTCCGGTCCCATGAGGCTGAATTCAAGGCGTATGCCTTCCCAACTGCGCTTGCCAGTTTCCAGTTCAAGACCTGCTGGGACTCCCTCGAGAAGCGAGACGACGGACTTACCCTCGATCATGTCGTGTCCGACGATAAACTGTCACAAATGGAACAAGAAACCAACGTGCGCATCGTGACAGACCTGGGCAAGTCACTGGTCTTCATCGGATCGCACACCAAGGATTGCATTCACAAGGCCAAGGGAAAGCTGGACGTCCTGCTGGCCAGTAAA AACATggccctcctctctcttcgAAATGACCATGTCCTTTTTACTGACAACTACGTCGATGAGAAACTCCGTCCAGGTTTCATGGTTGATCTCCGATACATGACCAATATTCACCCAAGACTTACCTCGTCGACATTGCTCGATCCAGCGACTGTCAGAAGGCTGGACGGGGCTTATTCGCGCATGTATGAACAAGGAGTTTCTCTGCGGCTATGCCCCTACAGTTACAAGAAAAAGTGGCATGTCTCCCTTCTTGGCCCTCACATTCCGGAGCCAAAGACACAGCAGAGATACGTTTTGAGCAGTCGTCCGACCATGCTTGAGAAGGACTCAGATGAGCGCCCTATTACAGCGCCGGTGTCACAAGTACAAGCGAGAGCCACAACTACTGAGAGCCGGGTGGTTAGCTGGATGGAAGGTCTCTCGATAGCGCCCAGCTCTGAGCTTCGCAACAATGATCTCTCAGTTGAGCCCTGTGTGCACCCATTCGACCTTGAGCAAGATAATTTGGGTCCTCTAGTCGACGTTCCTGCGATATCCACTACCGCCAGTGCAACGGAACTCATAGATATGGACAGTCCTAGTGGTCTCGATGAGGCGGCTCTGAATACACCTGTTCGCCCGCCTCAGGATATTGTGGAAGTCCCAGCTCCACCGCTTATTACCGTCGCTCCTAGTGGTGAAAGTGGCCATTCTCAGCATTCTGGGTCGACTACACGCTCCTTGATGGAATTCAGCG ATGATGATGTACCTACCCCGAGACCTTTTAAATATCACGATGACTTCAGCACCAAACGCTTCCACGCCATGAACCAGCAGTCTGGTCACACTGCCAAGAAGGCAACCCCTGCGCCATCTGCCGTTTCGAAACCTGCGTCGAAGGCAACGCAGAAGACCTCAAACGCGGTGGGCATGGCGGCTCCAAGCTGGACATACGGCACTGTGCCTTTTGCCGAGAAACTCAACATGGCTATCGCAAAGCTCCTTCACAAGGCACCTTACCGACGAGGCTGGGTTGAAGTGCGGGTAGAGTTTGGTCGTATCCTTCTGGGAGACTGTGATGAGAGCGCTCTGTCGTTCAATTCTGGACAGTCTGCTGCCGACGGCTGGGATAACCAAGTTGTTGTGTACATGTTGGAACAAGCCTCCCGGAAACTCGACACGGACAAGAGGCGCAAGGATCTTCGATTCACCAaaatcctcaccacccatGGATGCGATGCTGAGGCGCTTCTCAACATGTGGAATGATGGCAAGCAGATTTGGGATCCGGAGCAGCGCAAGGTTGACATCACATACGCTATTCATTGCGAGATGAAGCGCAAAGGGGAAGAGCCGTATCGATTTGCTATTGAGACACGCCAGAACGATACCGACTGTTCTGTGATGGTCAAGCCTTTCCACCCTATACATGATGGCGATGGAATTGCGCCCGTTTATGTCCATGGCTTGAAGCACAACTGGGATATGCGGGTCATGTTATCACATGTTGACCATGATGAGGTCGACAAGCGTGTCAGCCGCTTCGCCATGGTTGTTTTTAACAGTCTTCAGATTCG GGATAACAACGGCCCAAACCTCACCTTCTGCGTTCCCAACTACTCGGCGACTGTCACAGCTGTTAGAGCTCTCACCCGATGGTACTACCCGAGTATTGATAGACAAAACGAGCTTCAGATTACCGAGGTTGAGCAGCTTGACATGGATACGATCGAGGATATCCCCAACGCCGCTCCAGGAGAGAAAACCAAGAGGATTCATGCCCATCCACGCCTTCCAAAAGCCTGTCAAATCAAGCAGCGCCAGGGTGACTTTGAGCGCTGGTACGAGGCCGCAGTGCTCTCGACCCAACTACAAGAATCTTGTCAGATGAACTCTGGGCTCAAACTTGGAGATGTGGCCGCGTGGAGTCCAGAGGAGATGTATCGATATGGTGGTTTTACCACCCTGTATGGTCCTGCTATTGCCATGCTCAAACAAATGGACAAGATTGGTCAAAATGAAGACAACAATCTCTCAGGGGTGTTTGGAGGCCTGCTGAAGCGGGCGAACGACCCCCCACCTGGTGTTCCTGGGTCTTCTGGGCCTTCCAGTCAGCACCTGCGACCGCACCCCCACAGCCGTGGTGGCAACACTGGTTTTTATCTCGAGACGTGCG TCTCTGCTTCGGCCAATGCGGCCTCCAGAACAGCGACTGTGAGGAGCGAGAAGGGAGAGGCGGGTAAGATATGGTGA
- a CDS encoding hypothetical protein (EggNog:ENOG503NUH8; COG:S) → MVDNNGAITAASGNSDGDDKKVGAGVNGGGENERDNTSSLSSGSGSGESDDAILPRGQVDPVYEEKARILNRAIQEIGIGPYQYLLFLVVGFGWASDNLWPVATSLILPPIALEFLPSRPAYLTLAQNIGLLAGAIFWGFGCDVFGRKWAFNLTLGITAVFGMCAASSPNFAAIGVFASLWSFGVGGNLPVDSAIFLEFLPGSHQWLLTVLSVDWAVAQVLATLVAWPLLGGMTCQEGGNGGCERGENMGWRWFLIALGGLTLLMFGLRFAAFKIFESPKFLMGQGRDEEAVRVVHEVARRNGRDSGLTVEDLRRAEPEGYVASTDVKVAVKRRLENVKMERVRVLFSTRKLAWSTGLIMAIWAFIGLGYPLYNAFLPYIQATRGADFGDGSTYLTYRNSLIIAAVGIPGALLGGYLVELPRFGRKGTLSLSTVLTGVFLYCSTTALDSQSLLGWNCAFNFTSNVMYAVLYSFTPELFPTPQRGTGNALTATCNRIFGIMAPIVAMFADLRTAAPVYTSGALFITAGVLVLLLPFESRGKAAL, encoded by the exons ATGGTGGACAACAACGGTGCCATCACCGCAGCAAGCGGAAACAGCGACGGTGACGACAAGAAGGTTGGGGCTGGTGTAAACGGTGGGGGAGAAAACGAAAGAgacaacacctcctccctctcttctgGCTCGGGCTCGGGGGAGTCCGACGACGCGATCCTGCCTAGGGGGCAGGTCGATCCTGTGtatgaggagaaggcgaggattCTAAACCGGGCG ATCCAAGAAATAGGCATAGGACCCTACCAatacctcctcttcctcgtcgttgGCTTCGGCTGGGCGAGCGACAACCTCTGGCCCGTCGCCACGTCCCTCATCCTGCCCCCCATCGCATTGGAATTCCTCCCTTCCCGCCCGGCATACCTCACCCTCGCGCAGAACATTGGGCTTTTGGCAGGGGCGATATTCTGGGGGTTTGGGTGTGATGTTTTTGGGAGGAAGTGGGCATTTAACCTCACGCTTGGGATCACGGCCGTGTTTGGGATGTGTGCTGCCTCCAGCCCAAACTTTGCGGCTATAGGGGTCTTTGCGAGCTTGTGGAgttttggggtggggggaaaTTTACCGGTGGACAGTGCGATCTTTTTGGAGTTTCTGCCGGGCAGTCATCAGTGGTTGTTGACTGTGTTAAGTGTGGACTGGGCGGTTGCGCAGGTGCTGGCTACGTTGGTTGCGTGGCCACTTTTGGGCGGGATGACTTGTCAGGAGGGAGGAAACGGGGGTtgtgagaggggggagaatatggggtggaggtggttttTGATTGCGCTCGGGGGGTTGacgttgttgatgtttgggtTGAGGTTTGCGGCGTTCAAGATTTTCGAGAGTCCCAAGTTTTTGATGGGGCAGGGTAGGGACGAGGAGGCTGTGAGGGTGGTTCACGAGGTGGCGAGACGGAATGGGAGGGATAGCGGGTTGACGGTGGAGGACTTGAGGAGGGCTGAGCCGGAGGGGTATGTGGCGAGTACGGATGTCAAGGTTGCcgtgaagaggaggttggagaatGTCAAGATGGAaagggtgagggtgttgttttCGACGAGGAAGCTGGCGTGGTCGACGGGGTTGATTATGGCTATTTGGGCGTTTATTGGGTTGGGATATCCCCTTTACAATGCCTTCTTGCCGTATATTCAGGCCACGAGAGGAGCCGACTTTGGAGACGGGTCTACTTACCTGACATATCGTAACTCCCTCATCATTGCCGCTGTTGGCATCCCGGGAGCGCTTCTTGGAGGATATCTGGTCGAGCTGCCTCGCTTCGGCCGAAAAGGAACGCTGTCTTTGTCGACAGTCTTGACCGGAGTGTTTTTGTATTGCTCGACAACGGCACTTGACTCCCAATCGCTACTCGGCTGGAACTGCGCGTTCAACTTTACGAGCAATGTGATGTACGCTGTTTTATACAGTTTCACGCCAGAACTGTTTCCAACACCCCAGAGAGGGACGGGGAACGCTTTGACGGCTACGTGCAATCGCATTTTTGGCATCATGGCA CCTATTGTGGCCATGTTTGCGGATCTACGAACTGCTGCGCCGGTCTACACCAGCGGCGCTCTTTTCATCACTGCCGGAGTTTTGGTTCTTTTGTTGCCATTTGAGTCAAGGGGGAAAGCGGCGTTATGA
- a CDS encoding hypothetical protein (COG:S; EggNog:ENOG503P6CM) — translation MSLSKPSLPLIKTSTLLLTAFTTGLSLTFSTLITPLLLTSPTPLMLQQWKKVFLTGKSHMPPLSILSAIGFFYLAAKSPAHRNLWTTAGGLSVGVIPYTLALMMGTNNALLKREEDLTARVTTSGAVVVSESEEKGAKELVDWWGVLNLGRTGMLLGALGVGAWTSLH, via the coding sequence ATGTCCCTCTCCAaaccttccctccccctcatcaaaacatccaccctcctcctaaCAGCCTTCACAACcggcctctccctcaccttctccaccCTCATTACCCCCTTGCTGCttacctccccaaccccgctCATGCTCCAGCAGTGGAAGAAGGTGTTCCTAACGGGTAAATCCCACATGCCGCCTTTGTCCATCCTCTCGGCGATCGGGTTTTTCTACCTTGCTGCAAAGTCACCTGCTCATCGAAACCTCTGGACGACAGCTGGAGGTTTGAGCGTGGGGgttattccttataccttgGCTCTGATGATGGGAACTAATAACGCGCTGctgaagagagaggaggatcTGACTGCGAGGGTGACGACGAGTggtgcggtggtggtgagtgagagtgaggagaAGGGAGCGAAGGAGCTGGTGGATTGGTGGGGGGTGTTGAATCTGGGAAGGACGGGGATGCTGTTGGGGGCTTTGGGGGTCGGGGCTTGGACTTCATTGCATTAA
- a CDS encoding hypothetical protein (EggNog:ENOG503PR32), giving the protein MVGLVVILAGGIGGGLAGGLAASHQPRYANPGWQSITSQSEPTTTKPRKSNTSETMATVTSSGVIPSSTVPSNLRVGTVATDGGCPELNGTIYTPREGNGKPYSNASFMKLCSTDFSDVILSYRSHDILRVRVESLDQCIQICAEYNLSYRVALAEMFLPQGIVFIKLRRW; this is encoded by the exons ATGGtcgggttggtggtgatactGGCAGGCGGAATTGGAGGCGGTCTTGCTGGAGGGCTGGCGGCGAGTCATCAACCAAGGTATGCAAACCCCGGCTGGCAAAGCAT CACATCGCAATCAgaaccaacaaccacgaaACCCCGCAAAAGCAACACAAGTGAAACTATGGCAACAGTAACATCAAGTGGTGTAATCCCATCTAGTACAGTTCCCAGCAATCTCAGGGTCGGTACTGTGGCTACAGACGGCGGCTGCCCAGAGCTTAACGGAACGATATATACACCTCGCGAGGGTAACGGGAAGCCCTATTCAAACGCAAGCTTTATGAAGTTGTGCTCAACAGACTTTTCCGATGTGATCCTATCTTATCGGTCACACGATATTTTGCGAGTCCGCGTGGAGAGCCTGGACCAGTGCATCCAGATTTGCGCCGAGTACAATCTTTCATACCGTGTTGCGTTGGCTGAAATGTTCCTACCCCAGGGGATAGTCTTTATCAAGCTGCGTCGTTGGTGA